From a single Aspergillus puulaauensis MK2 DNA, chromosome 2, nearly complete sequence genomic region:
- the CTR86 gene encoding Ataxin-10 homo-association domain-containing protein (COG:S;~EggNog:ENOG410PFKI;~InterPro:IPR016024,IPR011989,IPR019156;~PFAM:PF09759) — translation MADRASTEMKPKCTPAELMLKVILMGTLSHYETRGMIDDKRLDHMLSAGKQILYKTHQESDVRHGLGLSPDIWQGLTDVFTKAIPVLESQSFIWKSPPAANYEHSSSNLIAYNYFSLVKDIERLNDLCTIARNLLATTKKAQNMAAEKGFDQRVLALVDTCVRVTARGFDGETNARNEERWQKVVNLYKRLLITCLQFLHNFIMHNEQRKMVLWLDLFGYHSTGDSNIIQPKEPLDQASSHPEGLAPIVKTGERIVNPPIRALYDQTAEDLLLETISNFPREPATIKEEAAMLLLANIKDHMEKLLGRDLTAIQEMGKDPDQVKEIRAALTAILGAKVDGWSDLQDRAKDLPPALPDDEPPRKKAILTIDRSPTAGFPRICWSDLPDLNEYGALASGDAPIAEEDTSMPRSAQSAAETLQEAKDELMARLQETSQLGDERDHDYDTGDAGTVGDDDSRSLEAVADGSIDEEEEEDDEDDDDYRGRPGDQQRGLLTDIPLVLGPAEIEALPMIIQAGIVDSFGLKGGERTGLRNMQALRCHVLLTQETGRNLLRELLIFIAAWDLPDDELYFKMMVQIMDAVLKNGLMSHAYSDFGQPKDIISPAQAVVVKILTHIFRAKYSPASVTGSGQANSAKNPAPLSRVDVLTVRYIFTIFRGNIIPETCALIYLQGQIRAGRALPEDFPLNLWDMERVYEGVYQFLEFFAVLTENNDWKTLLVMWEIVYDLVTLIKELEASIPKGQLSQLNLGRHSPSRDHQQSASPGPIAVERPYDPSDPDPTDGGTASRPESPPITEDPSEFEWRNLKKLVVLVLSSLVWKCPEVQDQIRKHGGVETILSCTNFDAHNPYIKEHAVMCLKFLLEGNRENQKLIEDLEAREVRDDGGMMEQRGLEAVIDKTGKLALRPRDGQPVPDREIKEI, via the exons ATGGCGGACCGAGCTTCAACAGAAATGAAGCCAAAGTGCACCCCCGCGGAGCTCATGTTGAAGGTTATCCTGATGGGCACCTTGAGCCACTACGAGACCCGGGGGATGATTGACGACAAACGCCTGGATCATATGCTTTCTGCTGGAAAACAGATCCTGTATAAGACACACCAGGAAAGTGATGTTAG GCATGGTCTAGGTTTGTCTCCGGACATTTGGCAAGGTCTCACAGACGTTTTCACGAAGGCGATTCCCGTGCTGGAATCACAGTCATTCATCTGGAAAAGCCCACCGGCCGCAAACTACGAACACTCCTCGTCCAATCTAATTGCCTACAATTACTTTTCGCTTGTCAAGGATATCGAACGCCTCAATGATCTTTGTACGATCGCCCGGAACCTCCTCGCCACTACGAAAAAGGCGCAAAATATGGCAGCGGAGAAAGGGTTCGACCAGAGGGTTTTGGCGTTGGTAGATACTTGTGTCCGAGTGACCGCGCGGGGCTTTGACGGAGAAACGAACGCGAGAAATGAGGAACGGTGGCAGAAAGTCGTCAACTTATACAAGCGGCTTTTGATTACATGTCTCCAGTTCCTGCACAACTTTATCATGCATAATGAACAGCGGAAGATGGTTCTGTGGTTGGATCTATTTGGATACCATTCGACCGGGGACTCCAACATCATTCAGCCCAAGGAGCCTCTTGACCAGGCAAGCAGCCATCCAGAGGGACTAGCACCAATCGTGAAAACCGGCGAGAGGATAGTCAACCCCCCGATCAGGGCACTTTACGATCAAACAGCCGAGGATCTGTTACTTGAGACGATATCCAACTTCCCGCGAGAGCCAGCTACCATCAAAGAGGAAGCAGCTATGCTACTGCTTGCCAACATCAAGGATCACATGGAAAAACTACTTGGGCGTGATCTGACGGCTATCCAAGAAATGGGTAAAGACCCTGACCAAGTTAAAGAGATTCGCGCCGCCCTTACTGCTATTCTGGGTGCCAAGGTGGATGGATGGTCGGACCTTCAAGACAGAGCAAAAGACCTTCCTCCCGCCCTTCCAGATGATGAACCTCCCCGGAAAAAGGCAATTCTTACGATTGACCGCAGCCCGACTGCAGGGTTTCCACGTATATGTTGGTCAGACCTCCCAGATCTCAATGAATACGGTGCGCTTGCCTCAGGCGATGCCCCGATTGCAGAGGAGGACACGAGCATGCCGAGGTCGGCCCAATCAGCGGCGGAAACACTCCAAGAAGCCAAGGATGAGTTAATGGCGCGACTACAGGAAACTTCCCAACTCGGCGATGAGAGGGATCATGACTATGATACAGGCGATGCAGGCACagttggcgatgatgactCACGCAGCTTGGAAGCCGTTGCCGATGGGAGCatagatgaggaggaagaagaagatgatgaggatgacgacgactACCGCGGACGTCCAGGCGATCAGCAGCGTGGTCTGCTAACTGATATCCCCCTTGTGTTAGGCCCTGCCGAGATCGAGGCGCTTCCGATGATCATCCAAGCCGGTATTGTCGATAGCTTTGGACTCAAGGGTGGCGAGCGTACCGGATTGCGGAACATGCAAGCTCTCAGATGCCACGTTCTTCTCACCCAGGAGACGGGCCGAAATCTACTCCGGGAGCTTTTGATCTTCATTGCTGCTTGGGATCTTCCTGACGATGAGCTTTACTTCAAGATGATGGTTCAAATTATGGATGCAGTACTTAAGAATGGCCTTATGTCCCACGCTTATTCGGACTTCGGCCAACCCAAGGATATAATCTCCCCAGCACAGGCGGTCGTTGTAAAGATCCTTACACACATTTTCAGAGCCAAATATTCCCCCGCCTCCGTTACGGGTTCCGGGCAGGCCAATTCTGCAAAGAACCCAGCCCCGCTCTCCAGGGTCGATGTCCTCACGGTCCGCTACATCTTCACAATATTCCGCGGCAACATCATCCCCGAGACATGTGCTCTGATTTACCTCCAAGGCCAGATCCGTGCCGGACGAGCTCTGCCAGAAGACTTTCCTCTGAATCTATGGGACATGGAACGTGTCTACGAAGGTGTCTACCAGTTCCTAGAATTCTTCGCCGTCCTGACAGAGAACAACGACTGGAAAACACTTCTTGTCATGTGGGAGATCGTCTACGATCTCGTCACCCTAATCAAGGAACTCGAAGCAAGCATCCCCAAGGGCCAACTCAGCCAACTGAACCTCGGCCGTCACAGCCCCTCTAGGGACCACCAGCAGAGTGCAAGCCCCGGTCCTATCGCCGTTGAGCGACCCTACGACCCAAGTGATCCAGATCCTACCGACGGCGGCACCGCATCCAGACCCGAGTCTCCGCCTATCACCGAAGATCCGTCCGAGTTCGAATGGCGCAACCTCAAGAAGCTCGTTGTGCTCGTTCTCTCCTCTTTGGTGTGGAAGTGCCCCGAAGTTCAGGATCAGATCCGGAAGCATGGTGGTGTCGAGACCATTCTTTCCTGCACCAACTTCGATGCGCACAATCCGTATATCAAGGAGCATGCTGTGATGTGTCTTAAGTTTCTGCTTGAAGGGAACCGCGAAAACCAGAAGCTCATTGAAGATTTGGAAGCTCGCGAAGTTCGGGACGACGGTGGAATGATGGAGCAGCGAGGCCTTGAAGCTGTCATCGACAAAACCGGCAAGCTGGCGCTTCGCCCACGCGACGGGCAGCCAGTCCCTGATCGAGAAATAAAGGAAATATGA
- a CDS encoding putative transcription factor Rap1 (COG:K;~EggNog:ENOG410PPT7;~InterPro:IPR039595,IPR001357,IPR009057,IPR038104, IPR021661,IPR015010;~PFAM:PF16589,PF11626,PF08914;~go_process: GO:0000723 - telomere maintenance [Evidence IEA]), translating into MASNTAGEAEQGRREGDGHDGIFQGMSFWLSENVPQKRRFKELIQQNDGVVKLREKDAGVLIVDHKRKNLPPNAYSYQFIEKSIQKGILEDLEVHKAGPSTARPVGATNIQARSHRLAYTIEDDQSIFDYVQQFEKNPKASISGNKIYEEFAAQHPRHTFQSWRDRYLKRLRGRPRPGGMIEPTAATADSEETRRSQSAHATTSRGDQVAAERNTPRRGPQERKRKRSPEPTESGEREPNRMASKQQTKAANQHPIPQPPEVVVPHESLVEKRKSPRRGEPPSPKKAKITTQQPPEVAVPHESLVEKRKSPRREEPPSPKKAKITTQQNTETAVNQEYAGGTSIGIDNLFLELPFLPPSPAAEEEEEAPEQDIESWIDNRLREGKGDEAQIIESLRCTSMDPTLADKVLDSIAAGNSIPADMRGVWTAEDDRSLEAQDTREIQRLMDKHGSVYFDYRWEYLNMARAEGLENPSTT; encoded by the exons ATGGCGTCAAACACGGCCGGAGAGGCTGAGCAGGGCAGACGTGAAGGGGATGGGCATGATGGCATTTTCCAGGGGATGTCTTTCTGGCTGTCTGAGAACGTCCCTCAAAAACGTAGATTCAAGGAACTCATACAA CAAAATGATGGCGTTGTGAAACTCCGTGAGAAGGATGCGGGCGTGCTAATAGTGGACCACAAGAGGAAGAATCTCCCGCCCAATGC ATACTCTTACCAGTTCATCGAGAAGTCGATCCAAAAAGGAATACTGGAAGATCTAGAGGTACACAAGGCTGGTCCTTCAACAGCCCGGCCTGTCGGGGCAACAAATATTCAAGCCAGAAGCCACCGGCTAGCATATACGATAGAAGACGACCAATCGATTTTCGACTATGTGCAACAATTTGAAAAGAATCCAAAGGCTTCAATATCTGGTAACAAGATCTATGAGGAATTTGCAGCACAG CACCCCAGACATACATTTCAATCGTGGCGCGATAGGTACCTCAAGAGGCTTCGAGGGCGGCCACGTCCCGGCGGAATGATAGAACCTACTGCCGCCACGGCGGACAGTGAGGAAACTCGCAGAAGTCAGTCGGCCCACGCAACTACGTCACGCGGAGACCAAGTTGCAGCTGAAAGAAATACACCACGACGGGGGCCACAGGAGAGGAAGCGGAAACGCAGCCCAGAACCCACAGAGTCTGGCGAACGCGAACCTAACCGCATGGCTAGCAAACAACAAACGAAGGCAGCAAATCAGCATCCGATACCACAGCCACCAGAAGTAGTGGTGCCTCATGAATCTCTGgttgagaaaagaaagtcacCACGCCGTGGGGAACCTCCAAGCCCCAAAAAGGCAAAGATCACAACACAACAGCCACCAGAAGTAGCGGTGCCTCATGAATCTCTGgttgagaaaagaaagtcacCACGCCGTGAGGAACCTCCAAGCCCTAAAAAGGCAAAGATCACAACACAACAAAATACAGAAACCGCCGTAAATCAGGAATATGCCGGCGGAACTAGCATAGGCATCGATAACCTCTTCTTAGAGCTCCCCTTTCTCCCGCCAAGTCCAgcggccgaggaggaggaggaggctcCAGAGCAAGATATTGAATCATGGATAGACAATCGGCTTCGCGAAGGCAAGGGCGATGAGGCCCAAATCATCGAGTCATTACGCTGCACCAGTATGGATCCAACCTTGGCAGATAAAGTGTTGGATTCCATAGCTGCAGGGAACAGTATACCGGCTGATATGCGCGGGGTTTGGACAGCAGAGGATGACAGAAGCTTGGAGGCACAAGATACACGGGAGATCCAACGGCTCATGGACAAGCACGGCTCGGTGTACTTTGATTATCGGTGGGAATATCTCAACATGGCACGAGCCGAAGGCCTTGAGAATCCTTCAACCACTTAG
- a CDS encoding chromo domain-containing protein (COG:B;~EggNog:ENOG410PQJY;~InterPro:IPR000953,IPR023780,IPR008251,IPR016197;~PFAM:PF00385,PF01393;~go_component: GO:0005634 - nucleus [Evidence IEA]) produces the protein MPPPVADLSDDESTGESIPYDEVEDKKNGVGESNDVDDDEEEELYVVEKILGHTFKGNKLLFQVKWQGYEDPSDQTMEPEENLDGAQDVLEEYFKFIGGRPEKPQPKKRKSTGRPPKAEQEEKPEPKRRRRSRAPDNEEMDVDEGKQKEPEKEKEGQAPDWMPKSKNWEKEVKAVDTIVREGDGLVAYLHWNNDKKSKVSIETCYEKCPRKMLKFYEQHLVFKDIDA, from the exons ATGCCGC CACCCGTGGCCGACTTGTCGGATGACGAATCCACCGGAGAGTCTATCCCTTATGACGAGGTTGAAGATAAGAAGAACGGAGTTGGGGAATCCAATGATgtggacgacgacgaagaggaggaact TTACGTAGTCGAGAAGATCCTGGGCCATACATTCAAGGGAAAT AAACTACTGTTCCAAGTGAAATGGCAAGGCTACGAAGACCCCAGCGACCAGACTATGGAGCCAGAGGAGAATCT TGATGGCGCACAGGATGTTCTTGAAGAGTACTTCAAGTTTATCGGAGGACGACCGGAAAAGCCACAGCCCAAAAAGCGCAAATCCACGGGGCGACCACCTAAAGCGgaacaggaagagaagccagagccaaagagacggagaaggtCACGAGCGCCGGACAACGAAGAAATGGATGTGGACgaaggaaaacaaaaagaaccagaaaaggaaaaggaaggcCAAGCGCCGGACTGGATGCCCAAGTCCAAGAACTGGGAGAAAGAGGTCAAGGCTGTTGATACCATCGTTCGCGAGGGTGATGGTCTGGTAGCATACCTGCACTGGAACAATGATAAGAAGTCGAAGGTTTCCATTGAGACATGTTACGAAAAGTGTCCGCGCAAGATGCTTAAATTCTACGAACAACACCT GGTTTTCAAAGATATAGACGCATAA